Proteins co-encoded in one Paracoccus aestuarii genomic window:
- the rpe gene encoding ribulose-phosphate 3-epimerase produces the protein MEFDRKIKIAPSILSADFADFGREIRAIEDQGADWVHVDVMDGHFVPNLTFGPPAVKAFRPHVRTVMDVHLMIAPVDPYIEAYAEAGADVITAHVEAGPHPHRTLQAIRATGAKAGIALNPGTPVEAVEYLLDLCDMVLVMTVNPGFGGQKFIHSQIDKIARLRGMIGDRPIHIQVDGGVDPVTAPLVAKAGADVLVAGSAVFKGGSVAQADVYGANMAAIRQAIG, from the coding sequence ATGGAATTCGACCGCAAGATCAAGATCGCCCCGTCGATCCTGTCCGCCGACTTTGCCGATTTCGGCCGCGAGATCCGCGCGATCGAGGATCAGGGCGCGGATTGGGTCCATGTCGATGTGATGGACGGGCATTTCGTGCCGAACCTGACCTTCGGCCCGCCGGCGGTGAAGGCCTTTCGCCCGCATGTGCGCACGGTCATGGACGTGCATCTGATGATCGCGCCGGTCGATCCCTATATCGAGGCCTATGCCGAGGCGGGGGCCGATGTGATCACCGCCCATGTCGAGGCCGGGCCCCATCCCCACCGCACCCTGCAGGCGATCCGCGCGACGGGTGCCAAGGCCGGGATCGCGCTGAACCCCGGCACCCCGGTCGAGGCGGTCGAATACCTGCTGGACCTGTGCGACATGGTGCTGGTGATGACGGTGAACCCGGGCTTTGGCGGGCAGAAGTTCATCCACAGCCAGATCGACAAGATCGCGCGCCTGCGCGGGATGATCGGCGACCGGCCGATCCATATCCAGGTCGATGGCGGCGTGGACCCGGTCACCGCGCCCTTGGTCGCCAAGGCCGGGGCGGATGTGCTGGTTGCGGGTTCGGCGGTCTTCAAGGGCGGATCCGTCGCGCAGGCGGATGTCTATGGCGCGAACATGGCGGCGATCCGGCAGGCCATCGGCTGA
- a CDS encoding nitrate reductase: MTVRTTCPYCGVGCGVLATPDGQGGLTVRGDPDHPANRGRLCVKGAALGETVAIAGRLLAPRIGGQDASWDGALDLIAARFSETVARHGPDSVAMYVSGQLLTEDYYAANKLMKGFIGSANIDTNSRLCMASSVAGHRRAFGSDTVPGLYEDLELADLVVLTGSNLAWCHPVLHQRLMAARAARPDMRIVVIDPRRTATCEGADLHLAIAPGADGHLFNLLLAHLHDTGRTGGAFLTHVAGYDDALRAARASRPQDTGLPPEALRRFLDLWAGTERTVTVYSQGINQSDSGTDKVNAIINCHLATGRIGRPGMGPFSVTGQPNAMGGREVGGLSNTLACHLELENPAHRAAVGAFWAAPNMAHRPGLKAVDLFRAVGDGRIKALWIMHTNPAVTMPEADRVARAIAACDFTVVSEAWPETDTARLADVLLPSAAWGEKDGAVTNSERMISRQRAVLAPPGQARPDWWQIAQVATRMGFAGFDWSGPGAVFAEHAALSGVAGDLGGDFDISDLAAADYEALAPTTWPQNARQRGGRFFGEGRFHTPDGRARMIAVSVRAPDGVPFRLNTGRIRDQWHTMTRTGLSPRLSAHLAEPYLQIHPADAADLGLGAADLARVRGQGAQAVLRVMISGDVRRGHPFAPIHFTGLTAPSGRIGAVVGGLCDPVSGQPAGKSAPVAVTRYAAAWHGFLVSRVRPRPDCAYWAQARLADGWQVEMADEAAIPDWPAALERMLGLGPPTAWMRDPARGTERLAIIRDGRLEAALFVGPGPVPLSRGHLGASLGREAPGVLSGRAPRDRPDPGPVVCACLSVGRRSIEEAAASGADTVERIAAALGAGGNCGSCRPEIASLLAGMRDRAIAAQ; the protein is encoded by the coding sequence ATGACGGTCCGCACGACCTGCCCCTATTGCGGGGTCGGCTGCGGGGTGCTGGCCACGCCCGACGGGCAGGGGGGCCTGACCGTCAGGGGCGATCCCGACCATCCGGCGAATCGCGGGCGGCTCTGCGTCAAGGGCGCGGCCTTGGGCGAGACGGTGGCCATCGCGGGCCGCCTGCTGGCCCCGCGCATCGGCGGGCAGGATGCCAGCTGGGACGGCGCGCTGGACCTGATCGCGGCCCGCTTTTCGGAGACGGTCGCCCGGCACGGGCCCGACAGCGTGGCCATGTATGTCTCGGGGCAGTTGCTGACCGAGGATTACTACGCCGCCAACAAGCTGATGAAGGGCTTTATCGGCAGCGCCAATATCGACACGAATTCCCGGCTCTGCATGGCCTCCAGCGTGGCGGGGCATCGCCGCGCCTTCGGGTCGGACACGGTGCCGGGCCTCTATGAGGATCTGGAGCTGGCCGATCTGGTGGTGCTGACCGGGTCGAACCTGGCATGGTGCCACCCGGTCCTGCACCAGCGGCTGATGGCGGCCCGCGCGGCGCGGCCCGACATGCGCATCGTCGTCATCGACCCGCGCCGCACCGCCACCTGCGAGGGGGCGGACCTGCATCTGGCCATAGCCCCCGGCGCGGACGGGCATCTGTTCAACCTGCTGCTGGCGCATCTGCATGACACGGGCCGGACCGGCGGGGCATTCCTGACCCATGTCGCCGGATATGACGACGCGCTGCGCGCCGCGCGCGCCAGCCGCCCGCAGGATACCGGCCTGCCGCCCGAGGCGCTGCGGCGGTTCCTGGACCTCTGGGCCGGGACGGAACGGACCGTCACAGTCTATTCCCAAGGCATCAACCAGTCCGACAGCGGCACGGACAAGGTCAATGCCATCATCAACTGCCATCTGGCGACGGGGCGCATCGGGCGGCCCGGCATGGGGCCCTTCAGCGTCACCGGCCAGCCCAATGCCATGGGCGGGCGCGAGGTCGGGGGCTTGTCCAACACGCTGGCCTGCCATCTGGAGCTGGAGAACCCCGCCCATCGCGCCGCCGTGGGGGCGTTCTGGGCCGCGCCGAACATGGCCCATCGCCCGGGCCTGAAGGCCGTGGATCTGTTCCGCGCGGTCGGGGACGGGCGCATCAAGGCGCTGTGGATCATGCATACAAACCCCGCCGTCACCATGCCCGAGGCCGACCGCGTGGCCCGCGCCATCGCCGCCTGCGACTTCACCGTGGTCAGCGAGGCCTGGCCGGAAACCGACACGGCGCGGCTGGCGGATGTGCTGCTGCCCTCGGCCGCATGGGGGGAGAAGGACGGCGCGGTCACGAATTCCGAACGCATGATCAGCCGCCAGCGCGCGGTGCTGGCTCCGCCGGGGCAGGCGCGACCCGACTGGTGGCAGATCGCCCAGGTGGCGACCCGGATGGGGTTCGCGGGCTTCGACTGGTCGGGGCCGGGGGCGGTCTTTGCCGAACATGCGGCGCTGTCGGGGGTGGCGGGGGATCTGGGCGGGGATTTCGACATCTCGGACCTGGCCGCGGCGGATTACGAGGCCCTGGCCCCGACGACCTGGCCGCAGAACGCGCGGCAGCGGGGCGGGCGGTTCTTTGGCGAGGGGCGGTTCCACACGCCCGACGGCCGGGCGCGGATGATCGCCGTCAGCGTGCGCGCCCCGGACGGTGTGCCCTTCCGGCTGAACACCGGGCGCATCCGCGACCAGTGGCACACGATGACCCGGACCGGCCTGTCGCCGCGCCTGTCGGCGCATCTGGCCGAGCCCTATCTGCAGATCCATCCGGCGGATGCGGCCGATCTGGGGCTGGGCGCGGCGGATCTGGCGCGGGTCCGGGGGCAGGGGGCGCAGGCGGTGCTGCGGGTGATGATCTCGGGCGATGTGCGGCGGGGCCATCCCTTCGCGCCGATCCATTTCACGGGGCTGACGGCGCCATCGGGGCGGATCGGCGCGGTGGTCGGGGGGCTGTGCGACCCGGTCTCGGGGCAGCCGGCGGGGAAATCGGCGCCGGTCGCGGTGACGCGATATGCCGCGGCCTGGCACGGGTTCTTGGTCAGCCGGGTCAGGCCGCGGCCGGACTGCGCCTATTGGGCGCAGGCGCGGCTGGCCGATGGCTGGCAGGTCGAGATGGCGGATGAGGCGGCGATCCCCGACTGGCCCGCCGCGCTGGAGCGGATGCTGGGCCTGGGCCCGCCCACGGCCTGGATGCGCGACCCCGCGCGCGGGACCGAACGGCTGGCCATCATCCGCGACGGCCGGCTGGAGGCGGCGCTGTTCGTGGGGCCGGGGCCCGTGCCCCTGTCGCGGGGGCATCTGGGCGCGTCCCTGGGCCGCGAGGCGCCGGGGGTCCTGTCGGGTCGGGCGCCGCGGGACCGGCCCGATCCGGGGCCGGTGGTCTGCGCCTGCCTGTCCGTGGGCCGCCGCAGCATCGAGGAGGCCGCCGCATCGGGCGCCGACACGGTCGAGCGCATCGCCGCCGCCTTGGGCGCGGGGGGCAATTGCGGGTCCTGCCGCCCCGAGATCGCGTCCCTGCTGGCGGGCATGCGCGACCGCGCGATCGCGGCGCAATAG
- a CDS encoding SDR family oxidoreductase has translation MDLGIGGKRGLVCAASKGLGRGCAEALAAAGVNLVINARTEAEITRTAHEIAERHGVEVTPVAADITTEEGRARVLDAVGHADILVTNAGGPPPGDWRDWSREDFIRAIDANMLSAVALMQALVPGMMDRGWGRVVNITSASVRSPVNVLGLSNTARTGLTGFVAGMSRQVAGKGVCVNNLLPGIHATDRADSLDGGVAKAQGISVDQARAQRQATIPTGTYGTAEDFGAACAFLCSSQARFIVGQNLMLDGGALNTTI, from the coding sequence ATGGATCTGGGTATCGGCGGCAAGAGGGGGCTGGTCTGCGCGGCCTCGAAGGGGTTGGGGCGCGGCTGCGCCGAGGCCTTGGCGGCGGCGGGCGTCAACCTGGTCATCAACGCCCGCACCGAGGCCGAGATCACCCGCACCGCCCATGAGATCGCCGAGCGCCACGGCGTCGAGGTCACCCCGGTCGCGGCCGACATCACCACCGAGGAGGGCCGCGCCCGCGTGCTGGACGCGGTGGGTCATGCCGACATCCTGGTCACCAATGCGGGCGGCCCGCCGCCGGGCGACTGGCGGGACTGGTCGCGCGAGGATTTCATCCGTGCGATCGACGCCAACATGCTGTCGGCGGTGGCGCTGATGCAGGCCCTGGTGCCGGGGATGATGGACCGGGGCTGGGGGCGGGTGGTGAACATCACCTCGGCCTCGGTGCGTTCGCCGGTCAATGTGCTGGGGCTGTCGAACACGGCGCGGACCGGGCTGACGGGGTTCGTCGCGGGCATGTCGCGGCAGGTGGCGGGCAAGGGCGTCTGCGTGAACAACCTGCTGCCCGGCATCCATGCCACCGACCGCGCCGACAGCCTGGATGGCGGCGTCGCCAAGGCCCAGGGGATCAGCGTCGATCAGGCCCGTGCGCAGCGCCAGGCGACCATCCCCACCGGCACCTATGGCACGGCCGAGGATTTCGGCGCCGCCTGCGCCTTTCTGTGCAGCAGCCAGGCGCGCTTCATCGTCGGGCAGAACCTGATGCTGGACGGCGGCGCGCTGAACACGACGATCTGA
- a CDS encoding ABC transporter ATP-binding protein: protein MPRLDVQGLTRRFDGHAVVRDVSFQVQAGQVACLLGPSGCGKSTTLRIVAGVDIQDSGRILVDGRLICDGRTRVPPERRGIGLMFQDFALFPHLPVRENVAFGLAGGWKANRDRVAELLDRVRMTRHIDSYPHELSGGEQQRIALARALAPRPGVLLMDEPFSGLDERLRDGIRDETLALLKEEGTAVLLVTHEPHEAMRMADQILLMRDGRIVQQGAPYNLYNAPVDRQAAGFFSDINVLTGRVQGALTDTPFGQFLTPGLPDGAEVDIVIRPQHLKIDFDRAGQGPAPTPENGTAALARVRRARYLGRESLVEFATDEGAITLNATVPGVFLPPEGTPMWLMLRRDRVLVFPRG, encoded by the coding sequence ATGCCGCGCCTGGACGTCCAGGGGCTGACGCGCCGCTTCGACGGCCATGCGGTCGTCCGCGATGTCAGCTTCCAGGTCCAGGCGGGGCAGGTCGCCTGCCTGCTGGGGCCGTCGGGCTGCGGCAAATCGACCACCCTGCGCATCGTCGCGGGCGTCGACATCCAGGACAGCGGGCGCATCCTGGTGGACGGCCGGCTGATCTGCGACGGGCGCACGCGGGTGCCGCCCGAACGGCGCGGCATCGGGCTGATGTTCCAGGATTTCGCCCTGTTCCCCCATCTGCCCGTGCGCGAGAACGTGGCCTTCGGCCTGGCGGGCGGCTGGAAGGCCAATCGCGACCGTGTGGCCGAGCTGCTGGACCGGGTGCGAATGACGCGCCATATCGACAGCTATCCGCACGAGCTGTCGGGCGGCGAACAGCAGCGCATCGCCCTGGCCCGCGCCTTGGCGCCGCGGCCGGGCGTGCTGCTGATGGACGAACCCTTCAGCGGCCTGGACGAACGCCTGCGCGACGGCATCCGCGACGAGACCCTGGCCCTGCTGAAGGAGGAGGGCACCGCCGTCCTGCTGGTCACGCATGAGCCGCATGAGGCGATGCGCATGGCCGACCAGATCCTGCTGATGCGGGACGGGCGGATCGTGCAGCAGGGGGCGCCCTACAATCTGTACAACGCGCCGGTGGACCGGCAGGCGGCGGGTTTCTTCAGCGATATCAATGTGCTGACCGGGCGGGTGCAGGGGGCGCTGACGGATACGCCCTTTGGCCAGTTCCTGACCCCCGGCCTGCCCGACGGGGCCGAGGTCGACATCGTCATCCGCCCCCAGCACCTGAAGATCGACTTCGACCGCGCCGGGCAGGGGCCCGCGCCCACGCCCGAAAACGGCACGGCGGCCTTGGCGCGGGTGCGGCGCGCGCGCTATCTGGGCCGGGAATCGCTGGTGGAATTCGCCACGGACGAAGGCGCGATCACGCTGAATGCCACGGTGCCGGGCGTGTTCCTGCCGCCCGAGGGCACGCCGATGTGGCTGATGCTGCGGCGCGACCGGGTGCTGGTCTTTCCGCGCGGCTGA
- the nirD gene encoding nitrite reductase small subunit NirD → MSMIDIAALADIPREGARVVRTPQGCVAIFRTATDQVFALDDRCPHKGGPLSEGIVHGTQVTCPLHNWVFDMATGQAQGADEGRVATHAVQVRDGRILLDAARLTSRAA, encoded by the coding sequence ATGAGCATGATCGACATCGCCGCACTGGCCGACATCCCGCGCGAGGGCGCCCGCGTCGTCCGCACCCCGCAAGGCTGCGTCGCCATCTTCCGCACCGCGACGGACCAGGTCTTTGCCTTGGACGACCGCTGCCCGCACAAGGGCGGGCCCTTGTCCGAGGGGATCGTGCATGGCACCCAGGTCACCTGCCCGCTGCATAACTGGGTCTTCGACATGGCGACGGGGCAGGCGCAGGGCGCCGACGAAGGCCGGGTCGCGACTCATGCCGTGCAGGTCCGCGACGGCCGCATCCTGCTGGACGCGGCGCGCCTGACGAGCAGGGCGGCATGA
- the ntrB gene encoding nitrate ABC transporter permease, which yields MTVTALKRKSDLTPKPAAPVLALPHRAPGRLAPWRKRGAALAGAVLPPLAVLALLLTIWQVGASGDASGLPTPAQVWADSAELILDPFYVYGTQDIGLGWRVLTSLERVAYGFGLAAVVGVLTGAVIGQSALMMRGFDPIFQILRTVPPLAWLPISLAAFMDSGPSAIFVIFITAIWPVIINTAAGVRAIPQDYRNVAAVLRLNQVEFFWKIMVPAAAPYIFSGLRIGVGLSWLAIVAAEMLTGGVGIGFFIWDAWNSSRLSDIIVALVYIGGTGFILDRLVGWIGRVVSRGTAA from the coding sequence ATGACCGTCACCGCATTGAAGCGCAAGTCCGACCTGACCCCCAAACCCGCAGCCCCCGTCCTGGCGCTGCCCCATCGCGCGCCCGGCCGCTTGGCCCCCTGGCGCAAGCGCGGCGCCGCGCTGGCCGGCGCCGTCCTGCCGCCCTTGGCCGTGCTGGCCCTTCTGCTGACCATCTGGCAGGTCGGCGCATCGGGCGACGCATCCGGCCTGCCCACCCCCGCCCAGGTCTGGGCCGACAGCGCCGAGCTGATCCTGGACCCGTTCTATGTCTATGGCACCCAGGATATCGGGTTGGGATGGCGGGTGCTGACCTCGCTGGAGCGGGTGGCCTATGGCTTCGGCCTGGCCGCCGTGGTGGGGGTGCTGACCGGCGCGGTCATCGGCCAATCGGCGCTGATGATGCGCGGCTTCGATCCGATCTTCCAGATCCTGCGCACGGTGCCGCCGCTGGCCTGGCTGCCCATCAGCCTGGCCGCCTTCATGGACAGCGGGCCGTCGGCGATCTTCGTGATCTTCATCACCGCGATCTGGCCGGTGATCATCAACACCGCCGCGGGCGTGCGCGCCATCCCGCAGGATTACCGCAACGTCGCCGCCGTCCTGCGCCTGAACCAGGTCGAGTTCTTCTGGAAGATCATGGTCCCCGCCGCCGCCCCCTACATCTTTTCGGGGCTGCGCATCGGGGTGGGCCTGTCCTGGCTGGCCATCGTTGCGGCCGAGATGCTGACCGGCGGCGTGGGCATCGGCTTCTTCATCTGGGATGCGTGGAACTCCTCGCGACTCAGCGACATCATCGTGGCCCTCGTCTATATCGGCGGGACGGGCTTCATCCTGGATCGTCTGGTCGGCTGGATCGGACGCGTCGTCTCCCGCGGCACCGCGGCATGA
- a CDS encoding ABC transporter ATP-binding protein, translating into MTYLQIDHVSKTFVNGARTAHVLSDIRLGIDKREFVSIIGHSGCGKSTLLNLVAGLTDVTTGGIVLDGREVNAPGPDRAVVFQNHSLLPWLTVYDNIKLAVTKVFGRTKSRAERHDWIMRNLDLVQMSHAADKRPGEISGGMRQRVGIARALAMEPKVLLLDEPFGALDALTRAHLQDAVMEIHARLGNTMIMITHDVDEAVLLADRIVMMTNGPAATIGEVLDVPLARPRDRIRLASQPDYVRTRESVLRFLYERHRFVEAAE; encoded by the coding sequence ATGACATATCTGCAGATCGACCATGTCTCGAAGACCTTCGTGAACGGCGCGCGGACCGCCCATGTGCTGTCCGACATCCGGCTCGGGATCGACAAGCGCGAATTCGTCAGCATCATCGGCCATTCCGGCTGCGGGAAATCCACGCTGCTGAACCTGGTCGCGGGGCTGACCGATGTCACCACCGGCGGGATCGTCCTGGACGGGCGCGAGGTGAACGCCCCCGGCCCCGACCGCGCCGTGGTGTTCCAGAACCATTCGCTGCTGCCTTGGCTGACGGTCTATGACAATATCAAGCTGGCCGTGACCAAGGTCTTCGGCCGGACGAAATCGCGGGCCGAACGCCATGACTGGATCATGCGGAACCTGGATCTGGTCCAGATGAGCCACGCCGCCGACAAGCGCCCGGGCGAGATCTCGGGCGGGATGCGCCAGCGCGTGGGCATCGCCCGTGCCTTGGCGATGGAGCCCAAGGTCCTGCTGCTGGACGAACCCTTCGGCGCGCTGGACGCCCTGACCCGCGCGCATCTGCAGGATGCGGTGATGGAGATCCACGCGCGGCTTGGCAACACGATGATCATGATCACCCATGACGTGGACGAGGCCGTGCTGCTGGCCGATCGCATCGTGATGATGACCAACGGCCCCGCAGCCACCATCGGCGAGGTGTTGGACGTGCCGCTGGCGCGTCCTCGCGACCGCATCCGCCTGGCCAGCCAGCCCGATTACGTGCGCACCCGGGAATCGGTGCTGCGCTTCCTCTATGAACGTCACCGCTTCGTCGAAGCGGCGGAGTAG
- the nirB gene encoding nitrite reductase large subunit NirB: MTKNLVVIGAGMASGRMLEHLFEAAPGAFTVTLFNAEPRGNYNRLMLSPVLSGEKTYDQIVTHDEAWYEAQGITTRFGEAVTAIDREAQIVHGARGPVPYDALVIATGSAPFIIPVPGHRLPGVVAYRDLEDTNAMIDASRPGARAVVIGGGLLGLEAAAGMAARGAEVTVIHLMGHLMERQLDPAAGYLLQKDLEKRGIRIHCKGATKVILGQDRVEAVLLEDGTVYPADLVCMAVGIRPETRLANDAGLEVARGITVDDQMRTSDPAIYALGECTEHDGQLFGLVAPLYDQAKVLAATLAGDQAAFRPVQTATKLKVTGCDLFSAGDFADAPGREDIVFRDPGRGIYKRLILEGERLIGAVMYGDTADGAWFFDKIRTGADVTADRDTLIFGPAFAGGAPSDPLAAVAALPPEAEICGCNGVCKGQITRAIEGGATTLDAVRGLTKASASCGTCTGLVEQVMALTLGDGFAANANPPMCKCTDHTHEDVRRLIKSMGLKSIPAVMQELGWTTVGGCASCRPALNYYLLADWPLEYRDDRQSRFVNERNHANIQKDGTYSVVPRMWGGVTTPDELRAIADAADRYNVPMVKVTGGQRIDLLGVRKEDLPAIWSDLNDAGMVSGHAYAKGLRTVKTCVGQQFCRFGTQDSTGLGIRLEKLLWGSWTPAKVKLGVSGCPRNCAEATCKDIGIVCVDSGFQISVAGAAGMDVRETVLLLTVATEDEVCEVTAAFVQLYRENARYLHRIYKWVDKVGLDWCREQVSDPATRAALHDRFMLSQSVFQTDPWADHAARPAEWSPIADLSLRAAE; this comes from the coding sequence ATGACAAAGAACCTTGTCGTCATCGGTGCGGGCATGGCCTCGGGCCGGATGCTGGAGCATCTGTTCGAGGCCGCCCCCGGCGCCTTCACCGTCACCCTGTTCAACGCCGAACCGCGCGGGAACTACAATCGCCTGATGCTGTCCCCGGTCCTCTCGGGCGAAAAGACCTATGACCAGATCGTCACCCATGACGAGGCCTGGTACGAGGCCCAAGGCATCACCACCCGCTTCGGCGAGGCCGTGACCGCCATCGACCGAGAGGCGCAGATCGTCCACGGCGCGCGCGGGCCGGTGCCCTATGACGCGCTGGTCATCGCCACCGGCTCGGCCCCCTTCATCATCCCGGTCCCCGGCCACAGGCTGCCCGGCGTGGTCGCCTATCGCGACCTGGAGGACACGAACGCGATGATCGACGCCTCGCGCCCCGGCGCGCGCGCGGTCGTCATCGGCGGCGGTCTGCTGGGCCTGGAGGCCGCTGCAGGCATGGCCGCGCGTGGCGCCGAGGTAACTGTGATCCACCTGATGGGCCATCTGATGGAGCGTCAGCTGGACCCCGCCGCAGGCTATCTGCTGCAGAAGGATCTGGAAAAGCGCGGCATCCGCATCCATTGCAAGGGCGCGACCAAGGTGATCCTTGGTCAGGATCGCGTCGAGGCCGTGCTGCTGGAAGACGGCACCGTCTATCCCGCCGATCTGGTCTGCATGGCCGTGGGCATCCGCCCCGAGACGCGCTTGGCCAATGATGCGGGCCTGGAGGTCGCGCGCGGCATCACCGTCGACGACCAGATGCGGACCAGCGATCCGGCGATCTACGCGCTTGGCGAATGCACCGAGCATGACGGCCAGCTCTTCGGGCTCGTCGCGCCGCTCTACGATCAGGCCAAGGTGCTGGCCGCGACGCTGGCCGGCGATCAAGCTGCGTTCCGGCCCGTCCAGACCGCCACGAAACTGAAGGTCACCGGCTGCGATCTGTTCAGCGCGGGTGATTTCGCAGATGCGCCGGGGCGCGAGGATATCGTGTTCCGCGATCCCGGCCGCGGCATCTACAAGCGCCTGATCCTGGAGGGCGAGCGCCTGATCGGCGCCGTGATGTATGGCGATACCGCCGACGGGGCGTGGTTCTTCGACAAGATCCGCACAGGCGCGGACGTGACCGCGGACCGCGACACGCTGATCTTTGGCCCGGCCTTTGCGGGGGGTGCCCCATCGGACCCTCTGGCAGCCGTTGCAGCCTTGCCGCCTGAGGCGGAGATCTGTGGCTGCAACGGCGTCTGCAAGGGACAGATCACCCGCGCCATCGAGGGCGGCGCGACCACGCTGGACGCCGTGCGCGGCCTGACCAAGGCCAGCGCAAGCTGCGGCACATGCACCGGGCTGGTGGAACAGGTCATGGCCCTGACCTTGGGCGATGGGTTTGCCGCCAATGCCAACCCGCCGATGTGCAAATGCACCGATCACACGCACGAGGACGTGCGCCGTCTGATCAAGTCGATGGGCCTCAAGTCCATCCCGGCGGTGATGCAGGAACTGGGCTGGACCACGGTCGGGGGCTGCGCCTCCTGCCGCCCGGCGCTGAACTACTATCTGCTCGCGGACTGGCCGCTGGAGTATCGCGACGACCGGCAGAGCCGCTTCGTGAACGAAAGGAACCACGCCAATATCCAGAAGGACGGCACCTATTCCGTCGTGCCGCGCATGTGGGGTGGCGTCACCACGCCCGACGAATTGCGCGCCATCGCGGATGCCGCCGATCGCTACAACGTACCGATGGTCAAGGTGACGGGCGGCCAGCGCATCGACCTGCTGGGCGTCAGGAAGGAAGACCTGCCCGCCATCTGGTCGGATTTGAATGACGCGGGCATGGTCTCGGGCCACGCCTATGCCAAGGGGCTGCGCACGGTGAAGACCTGCGTGGGCCAGCAGTTCTGCCGCTTCGGCACGCAGGATTCGACGGGGCTTGGCATCCGGCTGGAGAAGCTGCTCTGGGGGTCCTGGACACCGGCCAAGGTCAAGCTGGGCGTCTCGGGCTGCCCGCGCAACTGCGCCGAGGCGACCTGCAAGGATATCGGCATCGTCTGCGTGGACAGCGGCTTTCAGATCAGCGTCGCGGGGGCGGCGGGCATGGACGTGCGCGAGACGGTCCTCCTGCTGACCGTCGCCACCGAGGATGAGGTCTGCGAGGTCACCGCCGCCTTCGTCCAGCTTTACCGCGAGAACGCGCGCTATCTGCACCGCATCTATAAATGGGTGGACAAGGTGGGCCTCGACTGGTGCCGCGAGCAGGTCTCGGACCCGGCGACCCGTGCGGCGCTCCATGACCGCTTCATGCTAAGCCAATCGGTCTTTCAGACCGATCCCTGGGCCGATCACGCCGCCCGCCCGGCGGAATGGTCCCCCATAGCCGACCTGTCCCTGAGGGCCGCCGAATGA